The Prochlorococcus marinus str. MIT 1214 sequence TGAGCTTCCTCTTCAAAGATAGCTAATATTTTATCTGTAAAATTAATCAAATCGGTTGTACCCGAATCACCTAATCTCCATGCCCATTCCTGAGGAGCAATATAATAGATTATTGGAATATAAGGGAACTTTTTTTTTACTTTTAATCCTAGTCGAATGTTAGGCCCCATATAATCTATTAAAACGACTACATCAGGTGGAGAAGAACTTAAGTAATTATCAATTTTTGATTGTGCATTTAAAGTTGGTAGAACGTAAGGAAGAGCTTCTAAAAAACCTATTGCACCTATCGAAGAAGTATCAGATATTAATTGAGCCCCTGCTTCTTTCATCCTTTCACCGCCTAAAGCAATTATCTCTAATTCAATTTTCCTTTTTTCTGCATTAGTCTTTAAAGCATTTATTAATAAACTGCCCTGCAAATCTCCAGAGACTTCACCAGTACTGATTAACAACTTCATCATTTATTTGCCATCAAAGAAGGCATTGGACCTCTTCTACCCTTACCAATAGAGAGTTCTATAAATCCACATAACCTTGCGGAAGATTGCAATAAATTCTCTTGCCTTGCAATTTTCAAACCATCAGAGATTACGTATTCAGATTTAAATAATAAGTTCCAGATTCTTTTCAATTGTAGATATTCTTCTTTATTCTCTTTATCTATGGTTTGCCTTTTAATTCCAACTCTATTTAGTCCCCGCATTCTTCCAGGATGACCTTCGGCCAAACAATATGGAGGAACATCTCTATCAACTCTCGTCATGCCTCCAATCATGGCTAAATAACCAATATGAACAAATTGATGTATCCCCAAGCACCCTCCAATAACAGCTCGATCTTCAACAACAACGTGACCTGCAATCTGCACACTATTTGCTATAACTACACTGTTTCCAATTTGACAATTATGTCCTAAATGTGAATATGCCATTAATAAATTCTTATTCCCAACTATAGTTTTCTCTCCTTCAAAGGTGGCCCTATTAATAGTTACACATTCTCTAAAAGTATTATTATCTCCAATTAAAACATTTGTAGAATCTCCTCTATACTTTAAATCTTGGGGTTCTAATCCAATACATGCTCCTGGGAAAATCTTATTATTTGATCCTATTTTTACTTTTCCCTCGATAATTACATTTGGTCCTATCCAAGTATTTGGACCAACAATCACATCTGGACCAATAACAGCTCCTGATCCTACATATACACCTTTGCCAAGTTCAGCTTTTGGAGAGACTTCTGCAAATTTATGAATATTGACTTGGTTATCTGCAATTAAGCTTTCAGAAAATTGAAGTTCACTCATCACTTCAATCCACAAGAGAGAACATCAAATCGCCAGAACAAACCAACTGATCATCCACTTTTGCTTCTCCCCTAACTTTGCCAAATCTTTTTCTTTTGATGCTTATCAACTCACAAGATATCAATAATTGATCTCCAGGGACTACTGGACGCCTAAACCGAACTGAATCAATCCCGGCGAACACAAAAAGCCCTTTTGGAAGATCAGGCATTTGAGAAACAATCAACCCTCCTACCTGAGCCATTGCTTCCACTATTAAAACTCCTGGCATTAGCGGTCTATCGGGGAAATGGCCTTGAAATTGAGGCTCATTAAGAGTGACATTTTTTATTGCCACAGCTTTCTTGCCTTGATCATGTTCTATCACTCTGTCAACAAGCGCAAAAGGATATCTATGTGGCAAAAGCCCCATTATTTGCTCGCTATTTAAAACAAGAGGTTGGGAAGAAGAAATGTCAGTCAAAATTAGATTTAATTAGGTTAATACCTTTTGAAGAGAAGCTGCAAATTCAGCATGAAGAGCGTGAGACCCTTTATAAACAAAAATTTGCGCTTTCGGTAATCCAACAAAAGCTAAATCTCCAATCAAGTCAAGCAATTTATGACGCACTGGTTCGTTTGCAAATCTCAAGGGTGGATTCACCCAATAATCACCATTACAAACCAACGCATTTTCAAGAGCTCCTCCTTTAATTAGACCAGCTTTCTTTAATTCTTCTAACTGATCAAGAAAGCCAAAAGTTCGTGCAGGTGCAATTTCTTTAACAAAATTATTTGGGGACAGCTCAATAGAAAATATTTGCTGTCCAATTGCCTTATATGGGAAATCAATCAAACCTACTAATTTCAATTCTTTTGATGGTATTGCAAAAATCACACTTTCTCCTTTGCTAACAAAAATTGGAGATTTGAGTTCTGGCCTTGGTCTAGGAGATGTAATGGAATTAACCATTCCTACCTTTTGAATTTCCTCGATCCAACCAATAGCAGAACCATCAAGTAAAGGAATCTCACTGCCAGTTATTTCTATATGTACATGAGTTAAGCCTGCTCCAATTAATGCAGCCAACAAGTGTTCGACGGTAGATACTTTTTTCCCATTCAGATCAAGAGTTGTACATAAAGGAGTATTCCTTACTTGCAAAATATCTATGGGAATAACTTTATTAGGTTCATCTGAAAAAGAAATATGAAATCCAGTTAATACTGTTGGCTTAATTATGACTGTACATTGAAGGCCTGTATGCAAGCCAATACCATCTTTTTTAATTTCATTTTGAAGCGTCCAGCCTTCTTCATAGTCATCGGGGAAGGAGAACACTAAAATTTCCAGCCAATTCCGATGTTATAACGCCAATTTCCACTGAAATCTTGTGTCGCTGCCTCTATCCGAATTGGGCCAACAGGCGTATTAATGACAGCTCCAGGTCCAACAGAAAAACCTGATCCAGGTTTTTCTAGAATTTTTCCAGGCTTCCCTGGGACATTTGATTGAGAGCCAAAATCAGATCCTGCATCAACAAATAGGACTCCTGAAACTAATCGCCAAATAGGAAATCTGTATTCTCCTGTTGCCTCTCCAAAATTTCTTGCGACGCCTAGATCACAAGAGTTCCAACCTCGAACAGAGCTGGATCCTCCCAAACAAAATGCTTCATAAGGAGGTAGATCTCCGATGATTGTTCCAATCTTTGCTTGAACGCCTATCGATTGAGAGCAATCTGATTTTTCACCAGGCTTGGGGCGGCAACCCTTATGAAACTTCAGCCAATTAACAGGGTAAAAACGAGAATAACTCACACGAGTTCTATTAAAAGTCGGTGAATTCTCACCTAAACTAATAAATTGTTCAGAACCAATATTTAAATAATCTCCAGAAGTTGGATTTCGTGAATTATCTAAATTATTGTAAGTAACAGCACTTTTTAAACTAACTAATGTATTTTCTTTAGCGCAATTATATGCCACACAAATAACTTCATTCTCAGGGACTTTACCGTCTATAAAATTTGTTGATGCTACGCCATAAGGTCTTTTATCTCCGGCATAGTCTATTGGCTTAACTTTCTGGAAATTTGCACCAATAAGTACACTCCAGGGTACCTTTTTTAGAGGCTGAGCACCATTTAAAGGTCTTGCGAAAGAAAAGCCTCCTCCTGTTCTCTCTAAGACAATAGAATCACCCTCATAATCAAACCAACTAAACTTTGGTGCAGCTAACTGAGCAGAGGAAAGATTAGAGAATGGGCCAGTTTCAATTAAAGTATTATTATCATTTAAATCTAAGTTTTGAGATTGATTGGAGTCGTAACTTGTTAATGCATTAGGAGCTTCATATCTATCTGTAACTCCTCGAATACTTCCCCCCTCTTGACTTCTAAATTCTTGAGGAACTTCTCTACTCAAATACAATGATGTTCTAAAAGAGGTTCTATATTTATCATTTTTAATCCAGGGATCGTATAAGGAAAGATTTAAAAGTGCTCCATATTCTCCATAAGTCAAATTCATATTTGATGACCATGCTCTTCCGATCAGATTGGACTCTTGTAATCCGATCTGTCCAAACACACCTTGTCCTCCGCTATAGCCAAGACCTCCAGTTAAAGAACCAGTTCTTTGCTCTGTTATTCCTAGAGAAATGATAATCTTTCCAGGCTCCGAACTTAAAGGCTTAAGAGTTACTTTTACATCATTAAAGAGTGACGTTGCGTATAACCTTTTGATATCTGATTCTAAGTTATTTCTATTAAAAATACCTCCAACTTTTGTTATTAATTCTCTTTTAATTACCCATCTCTTTGTTTTTCCTTTTATCAAACGTCCTTTATCATCTTCTGTATTTCCATCTTCATCTATAAAATTTATCTCAATACCAGCAATATATCCTTCTTGAATATTAAGTTCAACTCTTCCTTCTTTAGATACACTACTTGGGCCAGATATCCTTGCTAATGAGTATCCTTTACCACTATACCAATCCTTAATTTCTTTAATCCTAATTTGTAAAGTATTTAGATTAAGTGTTTTTCCAAAATCATTATTAAAAATCTCATTTAATTTTGTATTTGATAGTTTTCTTTCAAGCGGAAGTATGCTTATCTTATCTAATATAGGATTTGGTTCAATTTGAATCAAAAGTTGAACTCCTCTAGCACTCTTCAAAGACTCGATTTTCGCACCAGAGAACCAGCCTGTTGAATAAATTCGATCTAAATCCTTCTTAACTTCTTCACTCGTAACTTTACTACCTGGTCTAATTAACATTGCATCATAAGCAATAACTTCCAAGCGCTCTTTATCAGGATGATCTTCAAGTCCCTCAATAACAATCTCTGAAATTAATACTCTTTTTTCTTCAATAGAATTATCTTCATTTTTTTGATTTACTCCCTCAGCAATCCAAAAGTCATCAAGCTTTAAATTAGATTTATTAAGATTTGATTGATTAGTAAATTGAAAACTTTCACTCTGCTTATTCTCAATAATAAATTGATTTTCACCTGAGATTATTTTAGAAGCTTTACTTTCTCCAAAAAGACTAATAAAAGGAACTACCAAAGCAATGGCATAAGCACTTTTGCTAATTATTTTTTTATTAGAAGTGGCGGTTTTTTGGTACATAGCTTTCAAAGCAATTCAATTAAATGTAGGAATCCGTAGCCAAGAATAATTTGGTTAAAAAGCATTAGAAGAGTCTTTTTCTATACGTTTCAAAATCTCCTCATATGCATCTATCACTCCTCCAAGATCTTGCCGAAAGCGGTCTTTGTCAAGGATACGTGCCTTTGGATCAGAATTCTTCTTATCCCAAAATCTACAATTATCTGGACTTATCTCATCAGCAATAACAATTTTCTCTAATGAGTTAAAACCGAACTCTAATTTAAAGTCAACCAATAATAAATCTAGTGAGTCAAAGTATTCTTTTAAAATTTTATTTACACTTCTAGTAATTGCCTCTACTTCTTCAAGCTGAGAAGGGCTAATCAAATCAAGTAACTTTAATCTTCTTTCTGTAAGTATAGGGTCTCCTAATTCATCATCTTTATAATAAAAATCTAGGAGTGGAGGGTTTAATATTGTTCCTTGATTGATCGGTGTCTCTCTACATAATGAACCTGTAGCAATATTGCGAATAACAACCTCTAAAGGGATTACCTTAATTTTATCCGCAATCATAAATGTTTCCGATTGAAGTTCTAGAAAGTGTGTTGGAATTCCATTCAATTCAAGCAATTTAAAAAGAGCCGCAGAAATTTTGCAATTCAATCGCCCTTTACCTTCTATCTCTGATCGTTTTTTTGCGTTAAAAGCGGTAGCATCATTTTTGAACTCTATTAAAACCCTATTTGGATTTTCACACGCAAAAACTCGTTTTGCTTTGCCTTCATGAATTAGTGATCCTTGGATATGATTCATTAATACCTCTGATATCTAATTAGTATAAATAGACAATGCTAAAAAAATCACCTCAACCAAGACAAATTTATTTAAAACCTAAAATCCAAACAACTAAATCACTTTTCCTTAAACAATTTATTAACTAATAATCAATAAGTAATTAAAAATCTACTAAAACTATTTTTTCATTTAAGCAAGAGAAAAACTATGGCCAAGAATCAAAAGACTAAAGAATTAAAAAGGATACTTATAGTTGGCAATGGAGGAAGAGAAAACTCTATTGCTTGGGCTCTATCAAAGAATCAATCTATTGATCAAATATATGTTTGTCCTGGCAATGGTGGGAGCGCCAACTTTGCAAAATGTATTCGCCTAAAACCTAAATCTGAAGATCAAAAAACAATAATCAATGATTGCAAGCGACTTAACATTAATTTAGTCATCATTGGTCCTGAAGTCCCTTTGGCTGAGGGTTTGGCAGATAAAATGAGAGAAGCAGGATTAACAGTTTTTGGTCCAGGCAAAGATGGTGCTCAACTAGAAGCAAGTAAAGAGTGGTCTAAAGCTCTGATGATTGAAAACAATATCCCTACAGCCAGGTATTGGGCAGCAGAATCTAAAGAAGAAGCTCTAGAAATTCTTAAAAGATTTAACCAGCCTCTTGTGATCAAAGCAGATGGTCTTGCAGCAGGTAAAGGTGTCACTGTTTGCGACACAATTGAGGAATCTAAAGAGGCAATTAAAGATATATTTTCTGGAAAGTTTGGATCTGCAGGAAATAAAGTTATCCTCGAAGAAAAAATTGAAGGTCCAGAAGTTTCTATTTTTGCTCTTTGTGATGGAGAAAAATTAATTGTTCTTCCTCCAGCGCAAGATCACAAAAGATTACTGGAAGGGGACCATGGTCCAAACACTGGCGGAATGGGCGCCTATGCACCTGCGCTTTTAATTAATGAAAAAGATCTTGAAGATTTAACTAAGCTTGTTCTTATACCAACTGTGCAAGGTCTGAAAAAGAAGAGAATCAAATACATCGGAATCATTTATGCAGGCTTAATGCTTACATCCTCTGGACCAAAAGTGATTGAATTTAATTGCCGCTTTGGTGATCCAGAATGTCAAGCTTTAATGCCATTAATGGGAGATGAATTTGCCTCAGTGCTCTTTGCGTGCGCTAGAGGAGAACTAGAAAGTTCGCCAAAACTAACATTCAGATCAGAATGCAGTGTTTGTGTTGTGGCAGCCTCAAAGGGATACCCCGAAAGTCCACAAAAAGGTGAAAAGGTAAATATCAGCGTTGAATCAAATCCTTCACTCCAGGTTTTTCACGCTGGGACCACAATCGACGAATTTGACAATATAGTTACCTCGGGTGGCAGAGTTCTTTCGATAGTTGCTCAGGGTGAAAGTTTCGACAAAGCTTTCGATTTAGTCTATTCTAATTTGAAAAAGATTAACTTTGATGGTATGCATTTTCGCAGAGATATAGGTTATCAAGTGAGAGATAAATATTAAAAATATTTATTTAAATTTTTTCTAAATGAATAATTCAGATTTAAATCAGAATAATAATTTTCCACCATCAGGAGGAGAATTATTAACTGATAATTTAAGTATTTTAGAAAAAATAAATTTATGGTGGTCAAGATTCAATTTGAGATCAAAATTACTCGCATTTGGAACACTAGTAGTTAGTTTTATAATGACACTTATTACATTCTTTGCTCTGAGCAGCATACAAAAAGATGCTGGTATGAATGATACAAGATATGCCAGAGATTTAGGATTATTATTGTCCGGAAATGTTACGGAATTAGTAGCGAAGAATCAAACAAGAGAACTTTTCAACGTGGCAGAGAAATTTTGGCGTTCAAGTAGGAATTTAAGATACATTTTCTTTACCGATCCAGATGGCTTAGTAAAACTGGGTATTCCTGTGAGTGCAACAACTTCAACATCTGAGGTTGAAGGTGCCTTACAACTAACCAGAAGACTAAAACTACCAAGTGAATTAAAAAAACAACCTCAATTTCCATTAGTTCGACAACATTCAACTCCACAAGGTCAAGTAACTGATGTTTTTGTTCCCATGCTTTGGAAGGGGGAATATGTAGGCACATTAGCCCTGGGTGTAACACCCAATAAAAAAGCTCTTGCCACAGCAGCATTAACTAGAGAGATTACTGTTGCGGTATTTATTTCTATTTGGGTTTTAGTGATAATTGGTGCAGTATTTAATGCTCTAACAATAACTCGACCCATTAAAGAACTTGTGATTGGAGTCAGAGAGATTGCCAAAGGTAATTTCAAATCAAGAGTTGATCTTCCCATGAGTGGAGAACTTGGAGAACTCTTAAATGGATTTAATGCTATGGCCTCTAGATTAGAGCAATATGATGCGGCAAATATTGAAGAATTAAAAGCCGCCCAAGTCAAGCAACAATCTTTAATAGCCACAATGGCAGATGGAGCTCTTCTTCTTGACGAACAAGGAAACATTGTTTTAGTCAATCCAACTGCTAGAAGGCTTTTTCGCTGGGAAGGTAGAAATCTTGAAGGTCAGAGTTTATTGAATCAAATTCCTGATTCTCTTGTAAAAGAACTTGAAGCTCCAATAACTTCTCTTTTAAACAACTTCGGAGACAGCGATGATTTGCGATGCAATCTTGAAGAACCACCAAGAACGCTCCGTATAGTTTTAAAGTCCGTCAGAGATACTACTGGAGAGAATATTAAGGGTATAGCTGTTACAATTCAAGACCTTACTAGAGAAGTTCAATTAAACGCAGCTCAGAAAAGATTCATCAGCAATGTTTCGCACGAATTAAGAACTCCATTATTTAATATAAAAAGCTATGTAGAGACTTTATACGACTTAGGTGAACAGCTTACGAAAGATGAACAAAAAGAATTTCTGGGTGTTGCAAATTCTGAGACAGATAGACTTACTCGCTTAGTCAACGACGTTCTAGACTTATCCAAGTTGGAGTCTGGAAGAACGATCCAATTAGAGCCACTAAGTATAAAAGAAGCTATGGAACAAACCCTAAGAAACTATAAACTTAATGCTGAAGATAAAAACGTGAAATTAATATTAAATGTTGAAAGTAATCTAACATTTGTCTTAGGGAACTGGGATATGATTCTCCAGGTTTTAGACAACCTTGTTGGCAATGCACTTAAATTTAGTCAAAAAGGAGGAACAATAAATCTAAAAGCTTACACATGGCCGGATATATGCGTTGCTTCTCCAGTCGACATAGATAACAATGCTCCACATTGTGAGATATTGTCCCCAATGCCAAAAATTAGAGTTGAGATATCAGATACAGGGTGTGGTATTTCTGAAATAGACCAACAAAGAATATTTGAACGTTTTTACAGAGTTGAAGATTCAGTTCACACTGAGGTTGGAACTGGATTAGGACTTTCAATTGTTAAAGGTATTGTTGATAAACATGGAAGTGAGATAAGAATGGCTAGTGAACCTAATATTGGAACGACTTTTTGGTTTGAACTTCCTCTTGAAGACTCAGATGCTGATCAGCTATTACTAAAATCAGCAAGAAAAAACTGGGAACTTGAAAATGATAAGTCTTTAATTACATAGAAATTACTATTCATTTGTTTCAATGCTTTTAAAGACCCCAGGCAACTGTTCTTCAGGATTAACACGATGAGGGGCTCCACTAAATATCTGTTCAAAGTTTGAAAATGAATCTTTAATTTCAGGGCCTTGATTAGTAATAATATATTCACGTATCCTTTTATCATGCCATGAACCTCGCATCTTAAAAACATTTATCGCCCTTGCCATTTCACCTCTTATTTCTACGTACTGCAAAAGCAAAATGGTATCAGTTATTGTTGATATATGGGAATCAGTAATTGAGTGGCTTCCCATGAATTCTTCTGCAGTATTTGTAAAGAATCCAGCTATTTCTTCTTGTTTTGCATAACCAGTTACACCAATAACAAACTGCCTAAATGCATTCAAGCTTACACCTCTAGCTAATGCAGACAAAGAATCAATTGCCATTCTAGAAGGTTTATATTCGCTAATCTCAGATTTAATAATTTGCAGATGATCTTCCAAACCAGTTGATTCAGGGTATGCACAAATAATCTTCAATAATCCATCTGCTTCCATTTGTTCAAAATCAATCCCCCAGCTGGTGGCATTACGAAGAAGCTGTGCTCTTGATTCCTCATAAGCAAAAAGTATTGTCCTTTCTTTATTTATGTATGCATCTTCAACAAACTTAGAGACTAACATTGTTTTTCCTGTACCTGTTGCACCAGTTGCCAGAATAATTGAATCTTGAAAATACCCTCCACCACACATTTCATCTAGATCGGGAACTCCAGAACTAATGCGAATATTTGATGATCTTTGAGTCAACCTCATTGCACCTAAAGGAAATGCAACTATTCCATGGGGTCCCATTGTAAAAGGGAATTCACCCTTCATATGTGTAGTACCTCTTAATTTCAAAATTTCTACAGTTCTCCTCCTCTTCTCTGCCTCTAAAACATTTCTCAGGATAACAACATTATCAGAAACGAACTCTTCAACTCCATATCTTGCAATTGGTCCATATTCATCTATCCTTTCAGTAGTCATGACAGTAGTCACACCTATTTCTTTAAGTCTTGCTATTAGTCGAAAAATCTCTCTTCTAACAACATAAATAGCATCATATTGTTGGAAAACAGCAGTCATTGAATCTATAGCAACTCTCTTAGCCTTGAACTTTCTAATCGCATAACTAATCCTTTCAATTAACCCTGATAAATCAAAACTTCCTGCCACATCTTGTCCATCTGGGTCTGGTGATGCATCTAAAATAAAAAGTTTATTTTGATCAATTAACTCTTGCAAATCCCAACCAAAACTTGCAGCATTTCGAATAATATCTAAAGGCGATTCTTCAAAAGTAACAAAAATCCCTGGCTCATCGAAATTACATATTCCGTGATGAAGATATTGCAGAGAAAAAACTGTTTTACCAGTTCCTGATGTTCCACTGACTAGAGTGCTCCTCGCATTAGGCAGCCCACCATGACAAATATCATCAAAGCCCTCAATCCCAGTAGGGAGTTTTTGAACATGCATTTTTGATCAAACTTTTTTTTGAAGAACGCTAAAAGTTCTTACTACAAAACATAATAAACAAACAGTAAAAATCGCTTGGTTATCGGTTGGTCTTAAGAATTCATTTACTTCGTGTTTAAATAATTCCATTATTTATCCGAAGAATAAAACATTTCTTGATCTGAAAGTTCATCATATAAAAGGTCCAATCCAATTAAAACCTTTTCTCTATCGGACAGGTCACCGATTATTCTTCTGACAGGTGGAGGTAAAATCTTAGATAAAGTTGGGGTGGCTAGTATTTTATCTTCTTCGGCTAGTTGAGGACTTTTTAGAACATCTATAACTTTAAGGGCATAAACACCTTTGAATTCACTTTCTAAGATTTCTCTTAATGTATTCAAAGCCCGCATAGAGTTTGGCGTATTCCCAGCCACGTAAAGCTTAAGAATATATGTTTTCCTTGCTTTCATTTAAAACCTCCAAAAAAGCCACAGAACATATGTCCTTCTTAAATCTTGACTAAATAACCAACAAAAAGCGAAAATGTTAGTTTGTTTTTCGATTACGATTAGGGCTTAATCGATTTAAAGAAAGGAAATTCCTTTTTATTTTATTTCGAGCCTTAACGTGTCATCCCATAATCATGGCTAATAAAGAATCATCTCCTAAAAAGGAAACACCTCAAGATAAAACTTATGCGATAGTTGAAGCCTCAGGAAAACAATTTTGGCTTCAACCCAACCGTTATTACGATTTAGACAGATGCCATGCAGAAGTTAATGATATTTTAACTATTGAAAAGGTTCTTCTTTTTAACGATGGTAAAGATTTGAAGCTTGGAAAACCTTATGTTAAAGATGCAAAAGTAGAAATTAAAGTATTGGAGCATAGAAGAGGTCCAAAAATAATAGTCTATAAAATGAGACCAAAGAAAAAGACAAGGAGAAAAAATGGACATCGTCAAGAACTAACAAGAGTTTTAGTTCAATCCATATCAGTAGGATCAAAAACTAAAAAATCAAAAGAAACAAAAGATGCCAAAACCACTGCCAGTAAAGTAGAATCTGAATAAATTAAACTAAAGAATACCTAAATCATGGCTCATAAAAAAGGTACCGGATCAACTAGGAATGGAAGAGATTCAAATGCCAAAAGACTTGGAGTAAAAGCTTATGGTGGCGAAAAAGTAACGGCTGGGTCAATTCTTATACGCCAAAGAGGCACTTCTATCCTTCCTGGAATCAATGTAGGCAGGGGAAAAGACGATACTCTTTTCGCTCTAACTGACGGTTCAGTTCATTTTGAAAGTATTCGTAGAGGCTTAAGAAATAGAAAAAGAATTAACATCTCTGCA is a genomic window containing:
- the rpmA gene encoding 50S ribosomal protein L27; this translates as MAHKKGTGSTRNGRDSNAKRLGVKAYGGEKVTAGSILIRQRGTSILPGINVGRGKDDTLFALTDGSVHFESIRRGLRNRKRINISAKAI
- the kaiB gene encoding circadian clock protein KaiB produces the protein MKARKTYILKLYVAGNTPNSMRALNTLREILESEFKGVYALKVIDVLKSPQLAEEDKILATPTLSKILPPPVRRIIGDLSDREKVLIGLDLLYDELSDQEMFYSSDK
- the rplU gene encoding 50S ribosomal protein L21, encoding MANKESSPKKETPQDKTYAIVEASGKQFWLQPNRYYDLDRCHAEVNDILTIEKVLLFNDGKDLKLGKPYVKDAKVEIKVLEHRRGPKIIVYKMRPKKKTRRKNGHRQELTRVLVQSISVGSKTKKSKETKDAKTTASKVESE